The Natribaculum luteum genome contains the following window.
GCGAGCGGGTCGTCGTACCAGCGCGGGTCGCGGTGGACGACCCACTGGTGCATCCGGATCGTCGCACCCGCCGGGATCTCGTAGCCGCCGATGATGTCCGGTTTGACGGGTTCGCGGACGATCCCCGGCACCGGCGGGTACAGCCGCATCGACTCCTTGACGACCTGCTCGGTGTAGGTCAGGTCAGAGAGGTCCTCCATCGTCGGCGTCGCGCCGCCGAGGACGTCCTCGAGTTCGGCGACGAGTTTCCGTTCGACCTCGGGGTGCTGTGAGAGGAGATACGCCGTCAGCGTCAGCGAGAGGGCCGTCGTCTCGTGGCCCGCGAGCAAAAGCGTCACCACCTCGTCGCGGATCTGTTCGTCCGAGAGCCGGTTGCCGTTGTCGTCTGTCACCTCGAGCAGTTTCGAGATGACGTCCTGCTCGGTCGGGTTCTTCCGGCGCTGGTCGATCAGTTCGTAGACGACGGCGTCGAGTCGCTCCCGTGCGCGATCGATCCGTCTGCGCGAGGGGGTGGGAACGGCCGGCGGGAGAACGAAGTGCGAGAGGCTCTCCGAGGCGAGCATGAACTCCTCGAGTGCGTCGCCGACGGCGTCGACGTACCCGTCGATGTCGACGCCGAACAGGGCACGAGCGACGATCTTCAGCGTCACCTCCATCATGTCCTCGTGGATCAGACGGGTCTCACCGTCTTCCCACGTCTCGAGGGCCTCTTCGGTGAAGTCGGTCATCATCGAGGCGTAGCTCCGGATGCGATCGGGGTGGAACGCGGGCTGGAGGAGGTGGCGGTTCCGACGCCAGACTGCGCCCTCGCTGTTCAGGATCCCCTCGCCCGTGATGGGCCCGAGGACCTTCTGGAAGTTGTCGCCTTTGACGTAGTTCTCGTTGTTCTGGACGAGGACCTGTTCGATGTACTCGGGGTGGTTGAGCTGGTAGACCGGCCCGCCGGGGTCCTCCCAGTGGGCGATATCGCCGTACTCGCGGGCCGTTCGCGTCATGAAGCCGTAGGGGTCGCGAAGGAAGGCAAGCTGGTTGCCGAGCACGGGCAATCCGTCGGGTCCCGGCGGCGTTTCGCCGGTCGTCGGAGGCGTGTCGCTACTCATCGGTACTGTATCGAACGAACGCGTCCACTCTATCTCTGTATCCGAGTATCCTAGGTGGTTTTAAAAGTACACGTCGTAGCCTCGCTGTGTACAGCACCGAGCGCTCGCCTCGAACGGTCCCGAATCAGTCGAAACGGCCGCTCCAGCACGAAAATGGGGCGACAACACGGGATCGATGAGGTACGCGACGATCGTCCTGACGTGGGACGACCAGCCAGTTCATCCGCTCGACGACGTCTTCGCCCGCAGCGACGCGATCAGCGTCGAGGCGATCCGGTACGTGAGTCCGGCCTACGAGGGCCGGTACGTCGAACTGCTCGAACTCGCCGGCGACCTCGAGTCGGCGCGGACGCTCCTCGCCGACGCGCCCGGCGTCATCGAGTACGACGTCGCCGGCGACGGCGGACGGGGCGTCGCCTACGTGCAGTGTCGCACGGCCGGCCTCGTCGACGACCTGCTCGCGATCCTCCGGGAACACGAGATCGTTCTCGAGTGGCCGATGTCCTCCGTCGACAGCCACGACGCTCGCGGGCTCAAACTCACGGTGGTCGGCACGAGCCAGGCGATCCAGCGCGCCGCCGCCGACCTCCCGGACGGGATCGACCTCGCCCTCGAGCGACTGGGCGAGTACGAACCGACCGCCGGCCAGCTTTCGGGGCTGTTGACCGAGCGACAACAGGAGTTACTCGAGGTCGCGGTGCGCGAGGGCTACTACGAGGTTCCGCGGGAGACGACCCACCGCGAACTCGCCGAGCAACTCGAGGTCGCGCCGGGGACGGTGAGCGAGCACCTCCAGCGGATCGAGGCGAAGCTGATCGGGGCCGCCCTCGAGTGATACTGCCGGACAACACGGTTCAGACATCGATCGCACTCGAGACGCTGTCGTCGCTGCCGACAGCCGTCGAGCCGCGATCGAGTATTCACTGACTGTTATCCGGTAGTATCAGGCTCGAGACGCCACTAAAGCGTATCGAGGATACCGAGCACGCGTTCTTCGGCCTCGCGTCCGGGATCGTACTCGTTCCCGTCGCGGTCGCTCTCGAGGTGCTCGTCGACCGTTTTCGTCATCGCGTCCTCGAGCGGCGTCGACTCCCAGCCCAGGTCGGCGAGTTTCGCCGTCGAGACGATGTGTGGATACTCGCGGTAGAGGACGTAGTCGTCAGTCGAGAGGCCGCCGGCCTCGAGTTCTCGTGGCCCGGCGTGGACGACCTCTACTTCGGTGTCGAGGCTATCGGCGATCAACTCGACCATCTCTTCTAGCGTGGTGATCCGTCGGTCGCCGACGTTGTAGAGCTCGCCGGGTTCGCCGCGTTCGGCGACGGTTCGGAGGGCCGTGGCGACGTCTTCGACGTAGACCCGGTGCCAGATGTTGGTGCCGTCGCCGGGGACGATCACGCGGTCGAAGCGATTGACGCGGTCGATCCAGAAGTCCAGGCGTTCGGTATAGTCGTGTGGGCCGTAGACGATCGGTGGCCGGACGCCCATCGCGTTGACACCGCGGTCAGCAGCCGCGAATATCGCCCGATCGCCCTCCGCCTTGCGGTTGCCGTAGGTGGCAGCCGAGTCGTCGACTGCCTGGTCTGTGGTGCAGGGCTCGAGTGGCGTTTCGTCTTCGCGTTTGGGGATCTCCTCGCGACCGTAGGCTGCGCCGCTCGAGACGTAGACGTACGCCTCGCAGTCGGCGAAGATCTCGGTGGCTGCACGGACGTCCCGCGGGTAGTAGGCCACGCAATCGAAGACGGCGTCCGGGTCGACGTCGGCCGCTGCGGCCTCGAGCGCCGAATCGTTCGTTCGGTCTCCCTCGAGGTGGGTGACCCGGTCGTCGTCTGCGAACGGATTGTCGTGGTTGCCACGGTTGAAGATCGTGACGTCGTAGTCGTGTGCCGTGAGTTCGGAGACGAGATGGCGGCCGATAAAGCGCGTCCCGCCGATGACGAGTGCAGAGTCCATGGTCGAACGTCGCCGGAGTCGCGGAAAACGTTGGCGAACCGGGGCGGGTATCGATGGACTTCGCCGTCTTCCGTCCCTCGAGAGTTGTGTCTCAATGTACCGGCTAACGCCGATCAAACCATTTCGATTTTATTATTTGAATATAAAAGCAATATACTACAATAATTGTAGTAGTTCGCAGGGGAGAGTTCTTTTTGCTCGCTCGTGGTGGATCGTCTCGTCATGGCGTACCAGCAGTCGACAGAGCAACGGAGTGGACAGCGACGACGGTGTGCGTACTGTGGCTACTCGATTCCGGAGGAGCCACACCGATCGGAAGCGGGACGGGAGTTCTGTTCGCGGTCCTGTCTCGAGGCGTTCGACGAGGAGGAGTCGATACCGGCCGAAGACGCGTACGAGCGGTTCGAGACGGGCGTCGAACCGCTCGACTCGCTCGTGCCGACCGGCCTGCCGGCAGACGCTTTCCTGTTGCTCTCGGGCGAGGAGGGGACCCGCCGATCGGAGCTGCTGACCGAACTCGTCTGGCGCGCGCTCGAGCGCGGCGAACCGGCCGTCGTCGTCGCGTACGTCGATCCGCCGACGGCAGTCCTCGAGCGCTTCTTCAGGCAGGGGTGGAACGTCCTGCCGTACCTCGAGGACGATCGGCTACGGATCGTCGACTGTTTCACCCATCGACTCGAGGACCGCGACGAGTTCGTCACGACGCTGAACGAGTGGAACCGGTTTCTCGCCGACGCCGGAGACGACGCGGTGATCGACGTCGAACGTCCGGGCGACGTCCGGGCGGTCGCGAACGCGCTACAGCGGGGGCTCGACGACCTCGAAATGACCGAGACGGGTCTGGTAGTTCTCGATTCGCTCGACGAACTCGACGCACTGGTCCAGGATCAGTTAGTTCACAACTTCGTTAAGGACGTCCGTGCGAGCGTCTGCAAGGCGCGATACGTTCCGATCATCGCTGCGGCGACGCCAGCGGACGACGACGGCCGTCTGGTCGGTGACGAGCCCGTCTACGACGGTGTCGTCGACCTGCGACTGACCGATCGTCTCGTCCCGGAGTCGCGGCTCAAACAGCTTGGTATCCGCAAACTCGTCGGCACGGCGTACGATCCCCAGTGGACCGCATACGAACACGCTCCTGGACGGGGATTGCTCTCGTTCGATCCCACGACCGAGGCCGGTAGTGTGTACGAGCAGAACGTCGAGAGCCGGACGCTCTAATCCCGGACTAATCCGCGTTTGCGAGCGAAACGGCTCTCGAAAGCCGATATTACTGGACCGCGGCGGCGAGGCGCGTCTCCGACGGAGCGGATTTCACGTTCGACAGCAGACCGGCTCGAGCCGGCCGCTATTCGGGAACACTGGCTCGTGTCCGTTGGACGAACGATCGACCCGTCGGTCGAGCGACGACGTCCACTCGGCTAATCTCCAATTCAGCGGACGTGACCGTGGAACCACAGATGGGTTTTATTCTGCGGGTTGGTGTACGCCGCGTCGGCGAAGGCGGACAGAGACGAACGACCCATCATCCACCGAGCAAACCAGATTATGAACGATAGCTACGACAGCGGAGAGCGAGGGAGCGAACGGCACCACGGCAGTCAGCGACGCGGCGAAGGACGACAGCGCGGACGCGAACGGGGCTGGCTCCAGGGACAGTCGAGTCAGCACGGCCAGTCGGAGCGGCCTCGAGAACGCGGTCGACGGGAACAGCGAGGGTCGCAGCGTCGAGAAAGTCGAGAGCGACGTGGCCAGCGAGAACAGTTCGGCCAGCAGGGCCAGCGAGGCCGCCGAGAACGCCGTGGGCAGCGAGGCAGAGGCGGGCAGCGAGAGGAAGCAGGCCACCAGCAGTGGCAACAGGGTCAGGAAGGGCGCGGCCAACAACAGCAGTACGGCCGTCAGGGCCAGTACGAACGCCAGGGAGAGTATGGCCAGCAGGAACAGCACAGCCAGCGAGAGCAGTACAGTCGACGCGGTAAACGCGAACAGCGTCAGTACGGCAGCGGCCAGACGACGGGACAACGTGGCCAGCGAGGTCGGCAAGAACAGTACGGCCAGCAGGGGCAGCAGTACAGCCGCCAGGGACAGCACGGACAGCAGGGGCGTCAGGAGCGGTTCGAACGACGGCGAGGACGGCACGAGCAGCGAGAACGACAGCACGGCCAGCAAGAACAGTACCAGCAGCAGGACCACCAGCGCGGTCGCCACGGACGACGTGGCCAGTCGAACCGCGGTGGCCTCCAGTACCGTCAGCAACGTGGACAGGAACGACGCGAAAGGAGCCGACACGAGGAGAGTCAGCGCGGAACGAGCGAGAGCGGACGTGGGCAACAGGCGAGCAGAGAACGGTCAGAAGATCGGAGCAACCGACGGCACAGCCACGACCAGGGCTGACGCCCGCCAATCGCCCACTCGAGATCACCCGTTCGAGGCGACCCCGCTCGAGTAGCACGTTCTGACGGTCGTATCGGAACTGACTCGCAGCCATCGGTATCAGACGAACCCGAAACCGTTGTGTGTCCGCTCGAGCGAGAGGGCGCTATGGCCACTGGTGGCACCTACGTCCTCGAGATCGACGTCTCGACGACGACCCGCATCCAGGTCGGCGCGCTCGGTGCGATCGCGTTCGAGGCGGGGACGTACGCCTACGTCGGGAGTGCGTTCGGCCCGGGCGGGTTCGCTCGCGTCGACCGCCACCGGGAGCTCGCCCGCGGCGAGCGCGACGCGCGCCACTGGCACGTCGACTACCTGCTCGGGCAGCCAGAGACGAGCCTCGAGGCCGTCGTCACCTTCCCCGACGCGGATCGCGAGTGTGAACTCGCGGCGGCGCTTCCCGGCGAGCCCGTCGCGGGTTTCGGCGCGTCCGACTGCGGGTGTGAGGCGCACCTGATCGCCGTCCCGGACGATCGGGACGTCCTCGAGTGGGCGACGGCGGCGGGCGGTACCGTCGACGACTGATTGCGGACCGACGTCAGTCGTCGCCCGTGGCGTACCCCGCGGTCCCGACGTCGACGCCCGGTTCGGGGGTCTCGGGGAGCGTCTCGCGGACGTCGTCGCGGCCGTCCTCGGTGATCGCCTCGTGGTAGGCGTCGGGCATCACCTTCACGAACGACTCGAGGACGCTCTCCCAGTTTTCGAGCAGCGCCTGGCCGCGCTCGCTGCCGGTGTAGGCGACGTGATTCTCGACGAGTCGTCGGAGCATCGCCTCGTCGCGGTCGTCGAGTTCGTCGTACAGCGAGACCATGCCCGTGTTCGCCCGCTCGGCGAAGTCGCCGTCGACGTCGTAGACGTAGGCGACGCCGCCGGACATGCCTGCGGCGAAGTTCGTGCCGGTCTCGCCCAGGACGGCGACGACGCCGCCGGTCATGTACTCACAGCCGTGGTCGCCGACGCCCTCGACGACCGCCTTCGCGCCGGAGTTGCGGACGGCGAAGCGCTCGCCGGCGACGCCGTTGACGTACAGTTCGCCGCCGGTCGCGCCGTAGAGGGCGACGTTGCCGATGGCGACGTTCTCGGTCGGGTCGTAGGCCGCCGATTCGGGCGTTCGGACCGTCACCTTGCCGCCCGAGAGCCCCTTCCCGACGTAGTCGTTCGCGACGCCCTCGAGGTGCAAGGAGACGCCGCTGGCGAGGAACGCGCCGAAACTCTGGCCGGCGATCCCCTCGAAGTCGACGGTGATCGTGTCCTCGGGGAGCCCGGGTTCGCCGTAGCGACTCGTCACCCGGTTCGAGAGCATCGCGCCGACGGCGCGGTCGACGTTGGAGATGTCGGTCGCGAGCGTAACCGGCTGCTGGGTCTCGAGGGCGTCGGCTGCGGCGTCGATCAGCTCCCGGTCGAGCTGGTCGTCGACCTCGTGGTCCTGCTCGCGGACTTTCGTACGGACGTCGCCGTCTGGTTCGGCGAGGACGGCCGAGAGGTCGACGGTGCGGGCCTTGGGATGGTCGACGTCCTCGCGCTGTGCCAGGACGTCGACGCGGCCGATCATCTCCTCGAGACTGCGGAAGCCGAGTTCGGCCATGAGCTCGCGCAGTTCCTGGGCGATGAACGTCATGTAGTTGATGACGTGCTCGGGTTCGCCGGGGAAGCGCTTGCGGAGGTCCTCGCGCTGGGTGGCGACGCCGACCGGGCAGGTGTTCTTGTGACACTGCCGGGCCATCACGCAGCCGGAGGTGACGAGGCTTGCGGTACCGAAGACGTACTCCTCGGCACCCAGCAAGGCGGCGACGGCGACGTCGCGGCCGGTCTTCAGTCCGCCGTCCGTGGAGACGCGGATGCGGTCGCGCAGGCCGGTCGCGCGGAGCATCTGGTTTGCCTCCGCCAGACCGAGTTCCCACGGGAGGCCGGCGTTCTTGATCGAGGTTCGAGGGGACGCGCCGGTGCCGCCGGAGTGGCCGGAGATGTGGACAACGTCGGCGTTGGCCTTCGCGACGCCCGCGGCGATAGTGCCGATTCCCGCCTCGCTGACGAGCTTGACGTTGATGTCCGCGTCCTCGTTTGCGGCCTTCAGGTCGTGGATGAGCTGTTTCAGGTCCTCGATCGAGTAGATGTCGTGCAACGGCGGCGGCGAGATCAGTCCGACGCCGGGGGTGGACTTGCGCACGTGGGCGATCATCTCGTTGACTTTCTGTCCGGGCAGGTGGCCGCCCTCGCCCGGCTTCGACCCCTGGGCCATCTTGATCTGCAGTTCGTCGGCGCTCGAGAGGTACGTCGAGGTGACGCCGAAGCGGCCCGAGGCGACCTGCTTGACGTTGCACTCGCGCTCGGTCCCGAAGCGCTCGGGTGGCTCGCCGCCCTCGCCCGAATTGCTCTTCCCGCCGAGTCGGTTCATCGCGATCGAGTTGTTCTCGTGGGCCTCTGGCGAGAGCGATCCGAGGCTCATCGCCGCCGTCGAGAATCGCTCGACGATCTCCTCGATCGGTTCGACCTCCTCGAGTGGAACGGGGTCGCAATCGGAGTCGAACTCGAGCAAGCCCCGAAGCGTCTGGAGGTTCTGGCTCTGCTCGTTTATCATCTCGGCGAACTCCTGGTAGCGCTCGTAGTCGTTCGAGCGCACCGACTGCTGGAGCGCGCCGACCGTCTGGGGGTTCCACTGGTGGTGGACGCCGCCAGAGCGGTGTTCGAACTCACCCTGGCGCTCGAGTTCGGACTCCTCGGTGCCGAAGGCGACGGCGTGGCGTTCGCGGACGTCGGCTTCGATCTCGGCGAGGCCGATGCCCTCGGTGCGATTTTCGGTGCCCTCGAAGTACTCCGCGACGAGGTCGGAGTCGAGGCCGAC
Protein-coding sequences here:
- a CDS encoding helix-turn-helix domain-containing protein — protein: MRYATIVLTWDDQPVHPLDDVFARSDAISVEAIRYVSPAYEGRYVELLELAGDLESARTLLADAPGVIEYDVAGDGGRGVAYVQCRTAGLVDDLLAILREHEIVLEWPMSSVDSHDARGLKLTVVGTSQAIQRAAADLPDGIDLALERLGEYEPTAGQLSGLLTERQQELLEVAVREGYYEVPRETTHRELAEQLEVAPGTVSEHLQRIEAKLIGAALE
- a CDS encoding GIY-YIG nuclease family protein; protein product: MATGGTYVLEIDVSTTTRIQVGALGAIAFEAGTYAYVGSAFGPGGFARVDRHRELARGERDARHWHVDYLLGQPETSLEAVVTFPDADRECELAAALPGEPVAGFGASDCGCEAHLIAVPDDRDVLEWATAAGGTVDD
- a CDS encoding NAD-dependent epimerase/dehydratase family protein is translated as MDSALVIGGTRFIGRHLVSELTAHDYDVTIFNRGNHDNPFADDDRVTHLEGDRTNDSALEAAAADVDPDAVFDCVAYYPRDVRAATEIFADCEAYVYVSSGAAYGREEIPKREDETPLEPCTTDQAVDDSAATYGNRKAEGDRAIFAAADRGVNAMGVRPPIVYGPHDYTERLDFWIDRVNRFDRVIVPGDGTNIWHRVYVEDVATALRTVAERGEPGELYNVGDRRITTLEEMVELIADSLDTEVEVVHAGPRELEAGGLSTDDYVLYREYPHIVSTAKLADLGWESTPLEDAMTKTVDEHLESDRDGNEYDPGREAEERVLGILDTL
- a CDS encoding cytochrome P450, whose amino-acid sequence is MSSDTPPTTGETPPGPDGLPVLGNQLAFLRDPYGFMTRTAREYGDIAHWEDPGGPVYQLNHPEYIEQVLVQNNENYVKGDNFQKVLGPITGEGILNSEGAVWRRNRHLLQPAFHPDRIRSYASMMTDFTEEALETWEDGETRLIHEDMMEVTLKIVARALFGVDIDGYVDAVGDALEEFMLASESLSHFVLPPAVPTPSRRRIDRARERLDAVVYELIDQRRKNPTEQDVISKLLEVTDDNGNRLSDEQIRDEVVTLLLAGHETTALSLTLTAYLLSQHPEVERKLVAELEDVLGGATPTMEDLSDLTYTEQVVKESMRLYPPVPGIVREPVKPDIIGGYEIPAGATIRMHQWVVHRDPRWYDDPLAFRPERWDDDLESSIPKLAYFPFAAGPRRCIGDRFAMLEARLILATLYQQYHLELVPGTDLDLMATITARPKHEIPMTVHRRQE
- a CDS encoding ATPase domain-containing protein; translation: MAYQQSTEQRSGQRRRCAYCGYSIPEEPHRSEAGREFCSRSCLEAFDEEESIPAEDAYERFETGVEPLDSLVPTGLPADAFLLLSGEEGTRRSELLTELVWRALERGEPAVVVAYVDPPTAVLERFFRQGWNVLPYLEDDRLRIVDCFTHRLEDRDEFVTTLNEWNRFLADAGDDAVIDVERPGDVRAVANALQRGLDDLEMTETGLVVLDSLDELDALVQDQLVHNFVKDVRASVCKARYVPIIAAATPADDDGRLVGDEPVYDGVVDLRLTDRLVPESRLKQLGIRKLVGTAYDPQWTAYEHAPGRGLLSFDPTTEAGSVYEQNVESRTL
- the gltB gene encoding glutamate synthase large subunit, with product MSQPHDERSAQRRAGLADPEDARSNCGVGVVMDLDGRGGHDVVADGLELLVNLEHRGTTGAEKNTGDGAGIVLQRPDEFFRAALDVELPETYAVGSLFFPQDDDAREELAGIVDEVLESYDLEVLAWRDVPTDNDGLGKTALESEPDVWQCFVVPEREQSDEEFDRTLYVARRALENEIEDADVDGADRFYVCSLDSKTVVYKGLLKGEQVPTYYPDLTDERVESTFVMVHERFSTNTLGAWHLAHPYRNIVHNGEFNTIQGNINWMRARETDLESDVLSDLEAIKPIINDPDQSDTASVDNALELLLQDGRDLAHALRMLVPEAWRDDDSMSQARKDFYDFHASLVEPWDGPALVAATDGERVGAVLDRNGLRPCRYEVTTDDRLVMASEAGALEHAPEEVEERGRLQPGQLFLADPNEGRVIPDEEIFADLVDDHYGEWVEREQVRLGELVTTGERTPQQPVSGLRERQAAFGYTHDELENLIEPMVQKGKDPVGSMGDDTPLSVLTEFNRPLFSYFKQLFAQVTNPPLDYIREELVTSLESRLGFQRNLLDESPEHARQLVLDSPILTDAELEAIRECEVNGIGAETIDVTYEPEREEPGADLRDAIERVREDAAAAIEDGHDVVILSDRGVDEDRVAIPSLLATGAVHHHLVRNGLRNHAGLVVESADPRTVHHFATLIGYGAGAVNPYLAYQTIEDVTAGPDGADVEVAIDAYVGAVEDGLLKTMAKMGISTVESYQGAQIFEAVGLDSDLVAEYFEGTENRTEGIGLAEIEADVRERHAVAFGTEESELERQGEFEHRSGGVHHQWNPQTVGALQQSVRSNDYERYQEFAEMINEQSQNLQTLRGLLEFDSDCDPVPLEEVEPIEEIVERFSTAAMSLGSLSPEAHENNSIAMNRLGGKSNSGEGGEPPERFGTERECNVKQVASGRFGVTSTYLSSADELQIKMAQGSKPGEGGHLPGQKVNEMIAHVRKSTPGVGLISPPPLHDIYSIEDLKQLIHDLKAANEDADINVKLVSEAGIGTIAAGVAKANADVVHISGHSGGTGASPRTSIKNAGLPWELGLAEANQMLRATGLRDRIRVSTDGGLKTGRDVAVAALLGAEEYVFGTASLVTSGCVMARQCHKNTCPVGVATQREDLRKRFPGEPEHVINYMTFIAQELRELMAELGFRSLEEMIGRVDVLAQREDVDHPKARTVDLSAVLAEPDGDVRTKVREQDHEVDDQLDRELIDAAADALETQQPVTLATDISNVDRAVGAMLSNRVTSRYGEPGLPEDTITVDFEGIAGQSFGAFLASGVSLHLEGVANDYVGKGLSGGKVTVRTPESAAYDPTENVAIGNVALYGATGGELYVNGVAGERFAVRNSGAKAVVEGVGDHGCEYMTGGVVAVLGETGTNFAAGMSGGVAYVYDVDGDFAERANTGMVSLYDELDDRDEAMLRRLVENHVAYTGSERGQALLENWESVLESFVKVMPDAYHEAITEDGRDDVRETLPETPEPGVDVGTAGYATGDD